GACGGGCTCTTTCTAGACCTTCTTTAACTTCTCGGCCAAAACTATGAAGATTAGAGGGATTGCCAAAATGTTCTTGTAAATAAGGAAGCATAGCCTGTAATACTTTGGGGTCAAGCCGCGTTGTGGAATTACTATCAAGATAAACTCGTCTCATTTTTCAACAAAAAGAGTCTCACAATTAATAAAATTATTCCAACAACCAAAGCACTATCGGCTAGGTTATAAGTTGGCCAGCGTGCATTACCAATACCCATATCAATGAAATCCACTACATACCCTAAACGTATTCGGTCAATAAAATTGCCCAGAGCCCCAGCTAGCATTAATCCCCATATTATGGCATCAAACCTGGAGTGTGTTTTTAAGGCTAAATAAACCACAACTCCAATGCCAATTAGGGGTAAAAAATAATAAGTTAAGTGATTTCTTATCGGAAGCCCCCATACTAAATTGGGATTATAGACCAGATTTAATCGCAAATAATTACCTATAATGTTTATCCCTTCGCTATGACTAAATAGAAATTTCACCGCAAAATATTTACTGGTTTGATCAATAAAAAACACTACGGCTGTTATTAAAATAAAGATAAATAATATCTGCTTATTTATAAGTCTTGACATTTACGATTTATTATTTACAGATATTTTAAGAGATCTTTAAGATATAGTCAATAATTATCGAACGATGTAGTTTTATTCTAAAATTAATTTAAACACACCAAGCAACTGTTTCTGATGATAATATTTCATAAAATACACACTGGGGCCAAGATCTTTAACTAAATCATGCCACTTAACATCACTAAACTTAGTGGGAATAGTTTTAACTTCTTGTCCTAAGGAATTATAAAGTTTTACTGTGAGTCCCTCGTAAGAGAAAGCTTGGTTTTGATAGAATGCCCAAGTTGATGTCGAAGGTACAACAATAATAGACTTTTTGTAGTCTCCTGCCTGACTTCTTGTATCAAAATTTGATTTTGAAGTTATATTTGAAGCTGTAGATTCCTTCCAATCGGCTTTTTCTTTATTATGTGGCACATAACACCAAAACTCATTAGTATTATTTCCCTTCAGGAGATATAAGCGGCCGTTAAGAAAAGCCAACGCTGCCCCAGTAGATGGAACACTTTTAGCAAAGTTATCACTAGCCCGAGGTATTGTATCTGAGGCAACCCAACGATGCATCGAAGGTGAATAACACCAAAGTTCATTACGTTTATTCCCTTTAATCGCAAAAAGTCGGTTATCGCCTTTAACCATCGCCGCGCCATCTTTCACTTTGGTTTTCTTGACCTTAATATAAGCCGGATGAACCTGCGGAATAGATTCCGAAGCTAAGTAGGTCCAATTATTAGCGGATGTATCATATTGATAAAAGTAATTATGTTTACCCCCGCCTTTTAAGGCATAAATTATACCATTTAGTTCAGCCAGCGCGCTACCATCTTTAAAACTTTTATTGTCCGGTTCCATTGGAGCCGAACGAAGGACCCGCCATATCCTGGTTTGAGGTTCATAGCTAAAGAAATTGGGTTCACCAATCTTTTGACCACCAGCTAAGAGATAAATTTTGTTATTCAAATAAATTAAAGCGCTACCACCTTTTAAGCTTTGAGGTGGGACAAAGGTATCTAATTCCCAGGAGTTCTCTAAAATATTATAACGCCAAAGCTCTCGGGTTCCATTACCCTTTATCGCATATATCTTATTATCACCGTCATAACACAACGCTGCGCCTTTACCAACCTTTTTCTTAGTAAGCTTTGTCGGATCCTGTGGACTACGAGCAAACCTTAGAGTTTCTAAACTTATCCAGGAATCAGCACTTGGAAGATACTTGTAAAACTCGTGGGATTTATTGCCTCGTAAGGCATACAAGAAACTATCGGTGCTTACTAAAGCGCCCCCATCTTTAACAAATTTACCTTGGTTAGCCAAAAAGCTAGGGATATTTCTTTTTCGGACCCAACCAATGAACACATTAAAACTTCTGGGCTCGCAGAACTCTGACCAGTTGCCAGCTAGATCCTGGGAGCGCACTTTCCAACGATATGTCCCAACATCTAGATATGCGTAATAGAAAGTATCGTTAACAATTGCACTATCAGCTGATGGCGTAATAACAACATTATAAGCGACCGCATCAGGAACGCTATGCCAGATAAGTAATTGGGGATAACCTTCAATGGTTTCGCCATCCTGAGGTGCAATTAATTCTGGAGGCACAGGGGGTGTTAGATCGATAATTAATTCCCAAGCCGGAGAAGGAGCTGACCAGTTGCCAGCAGAATCTTGAGTGGCAACCGCCCAATAGTAGTGTGCCTCGCTTAGAGTGTCTGAGATAAGTGTATAGCAAGTGTCTGTTACGATCTGGGTAAAAATCAAAGTCTCGTTGCTGTCGTAAAGGAAAAACTGATAACTAAACCCGTCAGGGACTTTATGCCAAATAAAGGTTGGATTGGTATTATTAGTTATAAAGCCTGGGGTGGGCCAACTTAGCGTTGGCGGCTGGGGTGCTTCGGTGTCCAAAATAAAATGCCAGATCTCTGAATAAGGATCAGGCGGTTCGGGCCGATTTACGCGCACCCGCCAGAAATACCGGCCATCCGCCAGCTCTAAATTTGGCTCCACAGTATAGGTGGTACAAGCAACCAATTCGTCGACAACGGGATTTTCAAAACTACTATCAACACCAACCTGGAGACGGTACTGGGTAGCACCTACTACACTGTGCCAGATAAACGTTGGGGTAGTATCATTGGTAAACTGCCCATTATTGGGCTGTATCAATGCTAAAGGTATCGGGACAACTTCAAAAATTCGTTCTTGATAGTTATTCCAGAAAATAAGATCAGTTGGTAAATTACAATAAGTAAAGAACCGATACTGTCCTTCAGCTAATGGCATATAATCTCGAAAAGTTATTGGAATTGAAGAATTGGCACTGACGTAAATATTAACGCTATCGGAATAAAGTAATTCTGGCGAGTGATAACTTATAGCAATCTCATCTAAGAATATGGTATCCTCAGAGAAGCTTTTATTGACGAATGCTATATAAACATTTTGACCGCAATAGTCACTTAAACTTATATTTCGAACTAGATAAGTAGTATTATTTATTCCAAAGGCATCTAAAAGCACATTAAAACTAGTTAGCGCATTATTAGTAGTGGAAAGCCAAACTTCTAGTGAACATGGGGCAATATTCCCTTTTTTCTGATAATAAAATTTTAATGTATCATTAGAATTTATGGATATCAGCTTTGTCACTAGCCAATCATCATTTCGAATATCGCCTTCTCCAATACTCATTGCACAACCGGGACCGATATGTGGTGCAGTATTAGTTATTTGCCAGGTTTTATTACCTAAATCATTATTATATACAACCCAATAAACCGGCGGGAATGGTATTGAGTCAAATCCCTGATAAAATCCTTGGGCAAAAGTCCAGATATTTGCTATTAGCGGGACATTAAATCCGGTATTGGTGTTATTAGTAAGAACCACTTGAGGCGAAAAACTAACGCGTTTATACTCGTAAAGATTTGGTCTATTAATGCCCGATACCATCACATCAGTTATCGGAACAACGGCAATTGAATCGATATAGATATTATTACCGCCAGCACTATAGCCATGAAAACCCAAAAGCACGACCTGACCACTTTCGGCCGCAAGATCTACAGTGTGTAATTGCCAACTAGAAACCTGCGCATATCGTAAAAACTTTTCTTTGCGCTGCCAAGTACTGCCGTTGTCGGTAGAAACTTCAATCACTAAACTGTCCGGTGCGGTGTGAGTGTGA
The window above is part of the candidate division WOR-3 bacterium genome. Proteins encoded here:
- the lspA gene encoding signal peptidase II; amino-acid sequence: MSRLINKQILFIFILITAVVFFIDQTSKYFAVKFLFSHSEGINIIGNYLRLNLVYNPNLVWGLPIRNHLTYYFLPLIGIGVVVYLALKTHSRFDAIIWGLMLAGALGNFIDRIRLGYVVDFIDMGIGNARWPTYNLADSALVVGIILLIVRLFLLKNETSLS